One genomic region from Desulfobacterales bacterium encodes:
- a CDS encoding IS1 family transposase — LVRKTLSFSKKIENHIGAIWNFIHHYNLKIAPTLATT; from the coding sequence GTTTAGTACGAAAAACGCTATCATTTTCCAAAAAGATCGAAAACCATATAGGAGCAATCTGGAATTTTATTCATCATTACAATTTGAAAATAGCGCCAACACTGGCCACTACTTGA